The Henckelia pumila isolate YLH828 unplaced genomic scaffold, ASM3356847v2 CTG_525:::fragment_3, whole genome shotgun sequence genome segment GTCCTGATGTTGAATGGTTCGACGGTGCAGATGATGTCTCGAGCTTCCTTAACTTGTAAGATATCTCTAGTTAATGTGTTATATGTCCAAGTGCTTAACGTCTCTTTTACAGGTTTTAGTTCAAGAAAATAAAGCTCGTCTTGTGTTGCTTTCTACAAAGGTTTGATTATTCAGTATCCAGAGATCGTGCAAACCGTTTTTATTCTGAGATAAGAAGGTACTACCCGAGTTTGAAGGATGGATCATTGGAACCAGGCTATGCTGGCATTCGACCAAAACTTTGCGGGCCGGGGCAGAGTCCCACTGATTTTGTGATACAGGTAATAACAATATGTGCCAATTTCTGTTTTTGTTGCCTGTACATTACATTTAACCTGAATTTAATGCaattttcttcttcaaatttgGATTTCCCCTCTCCAAATTCTTGTGTTAGCAActttaattacatatatattacTATTTTTTCTTGCAAGCATTTTGAAGTTCATTATTATGTTTTTACCATATCTAAATTGTCAAGACTTCTGAATTCGGGTAATTTTGTACACGGACCCATAAAAGACACATATATCACAAAATCAATTATCTTGGGTTTTTGCCTCTTATACATAACACAGGTTCCACATGCAATTAACCTTTGAAAAGGTTCGGTCGAACATCCGACAAATACTTCCATGATAAAAATGAGGGTAGCACAGATAGATGACTTAATGGCCCATTAAAATTGTCATTTTGTTGTTTCATTACACTAAATAATATAACTTGAGATGGTTTTTTAGTTATAGTTCCCACTTTCCACATAACTACATAAGCTTTCATCTGTCTTGTCTACAGGGAGAGGAGATTCATGGTATACCAGGCCTCATTAACcttcttggcatagaatcaccTGGGCTCACTTCAAGTATGGCCATTGCAGAACATATTGCTGCcactttatcaaaataaatcttTTTCTCACGCGCTTCATGGGAGGAGACGACAACCTACGGTTGGAGAGACATTTGCATAGGACCGAAAGGAGTTATGAGGTATAAATCCATCACACCCTTATGCTTCGAAATTGAATGTATGGAGATGCTGGATTTACTTGTGAGGAAAGTGGCACCAATGTTGATATTATCATTATATGGGTGTTTGGAATCTAATGTGAGATGGATATTGCTTATTATTTGAAACTTTTTAATTTGTCGTATCTTTGGGAGAGCTTCCAGGAAGCATTGAAATTTCACGTGAAATTTCGTTAAGGAGAAAACTGaaaagtgcttcctagaagctctcacAAACACTACTTTATGACTGGTAATCGGAGTCGTCGTTGTGTGATGAGTAGGTCTCTCGTGAGATCAATTCTGCTCATATTTACAATACAgagtaatatttttaacaaaaaataatattttttcatggttatttcaaataaaaaatctgtctcacaaaattgacctCGTGAAATCATTTCACTCCAGTTTTTGTGTTATGTAATAGTTTTTCATGAGTTGCAAGATGATGGATGATAATTGATAAGTAATAATTGTTACTGCTGTGGAGAAGAATATTGGACAAATGATGCTTGAGATattgtatgatttaaaattttaaattcgaAATTCGACATGCCTAACTACGTGATGGACATCATGTCCTAACTTATATACCTTAATTCGTTCATCTTTTTTCAAGTCCTCCTATGTTTCAAGCACGTTTCTACGTTAGAATCTTAGACGCCAGAGGAAACGATTTTTGTAAAGAGAGTTCCGCAAACCTAAGTGCAACATTCTTTTTTGACAACTTTTTCACATTAAAAGAATATGTAGTTTTGTCCTTTGTTCTTAGAAGCTGAAATCCTTCGAAACTTCGAGGAAATTATGctatatgatataatattgtcgCAAGTCCAAAACGCTCACGGCCGTCCCATAACTTTGGTAcaagtcaaaacaaaaataaaacgtGAACCATTGTCCATTAATGTAAAATTTAATGTCATGCCACCACCCATGCGAAGACCAAGACCCTTCGGGCACCAGTTGGGCAGCCTAACGCAAACAATACAAAATATTTAGTCCGAGTTAATTTTGTaagatgaatttaatttttgatttaattCACGAGAAAGTATAGTTTTTTATGTGAAAATTATTCTAGGATCATGTCGTCAAACTCACAAAAACCTACCTCGAAACAAATGGTTCGATCCGTGCATGAGAGTTTGAAATCTGGAATGAAATTTTGGATCTGAAACTAAGCTAAAAACAACAgttttaacattttattttcTAATCGTGATTTTTTCGTGCGTTATATTTAATCTGCTTAATGAAGCCTTTTACAATATTGCAATGTTATCTTGCAGTTGCGGTGATGAATTACAACTTATGTAAATATATTATGGGGATGAAAAAGCTTTATTAAAATAGCAAGACTTTATATTTACATATGATTTCCAAACTAAAACGAACCTCGATTTAATTTCAAGAAACCAAAAATTTCCAATAAAAAATATGAAGTACTTCCAATTTCATGACCCCATTGAAACAAGCAAACGATAGCACACTTCTTCTTCTCATTTCGCTAAATTTTTTgacaaaaaacaaagaaaaatggAAGATTCATCTTTGCTGCTCCATCATACGGCTGAAATCCTCGAAGCACACAAATCCGTCCCTGTTCCGGTCCACATCTCCGATCATCCGCCGGCAGTCCTCCACCGTGCACCGGGCGTCGCCGATGATTTCGAAGACTTTATAAAGCTCCTCCGCGGATATCTTCCCATCCCCATCGGAGTCGAAAAAGGCGAACACCTCCCTCAGCTCCCAGTCGCAAGCCGGCTTCGCAAAAGCCGAGCCGATCGCGTAGAACTCCTCCAGAGAGATGCACCCGTCCCCATCTGTATCCACCTCACTCAGCATCATGTTCAGCTCCTCGTCGCTCGGCGGCTCGGCTCCCAGACGACTGAGCAACGCCACCAGCTGCTCCTTCTTCACCTTCCCTTCCCGCCCTCTGTCGATCATCTCGAACGCTTGTTTCAGCTCGAGGTAAACATCAGGCGAGCCCTCGAACCACTCGCTGGATCGGATCTCCGATGAAGATGATGGGAGAACGCTGGTCGGCGTGGATAACCCACGTGGCTTCTTGAACGATCCGTCATCGGAGTATGA includes the following:
- the LOC140873198 gene encoding probable calcium-binding protein CML35 is translated as MKLAKIIPTKIFKIHKKSRSVSRSETDPSSFGSHTTTSSSYSDDGSFKKPRGLSTPTSVLPSSSSEIRSSEWFEGSPDVYLELKQAFEMIDRGREGKVKKEQLVALLSRLGAEPPSDEELNMMLSEVDTDGDGCISLEEFYAIGSAFAKPACDWELREVFAFFDSDGDGKISAEELYKVFEIIGDARCTVEDCRRMIGDVDRNRDGFVCFEDFSRMMEQQR